The Pseudomonas putida nucleotide sequence GACACGATCAGCCCTCGGACAGGACTCTGCTGACTCGATGAAAATTTTGATCTATTCGGATCTGCACCTGGAGTTCGCGGACTTCCAGCCTCCTGCGACGGAGTGCGATTTGGTTGTGCTGGCTGGCGACATCTCTTTGCGTAGCCGGGGAGTGGCATGGGCGAACGACACCTTCCAATGCCCCGTGATCTACGTCTGTGGGAACCACGAGCACTACAAGGGCAACATCGACCGCACACTCACCAAGATGCGTGACGTGGCTGCAGAGCACGTGCACGTCTTGGACAACCAGATCCTGATCATCGGCAACACGCGCTTTTTGGTCGCGACAGCCTGGACTGACTACACCGCCACGGGCGATTACAAAGCGGCGATGAGGGTATGCGCCGAGTTGATGACGGACTTCAAGAGGATCCGGATCGGGGTGGGTTTCAGCAAACTTCGCCCTGTCGATCTCATCGCTCGCAATATCGTGACACGCGAGTTCCTGTCCACAGAGCTAGCGAAGGATTTCGATGGTACGACAGTGGTCGTTACCCATCATTGCCCCATCCAGGATGTCGCCGGCAATGGCCATGAAGGTCATCTCGGCGCGGCGTACTTCAACCAGTGGCATGACCTGGTTGCTCAGGCTGATGTTTGGATTTTTGGCCACACGCATCACGCCGTTGACACGGTCGTTTCAGGCTGTCGAGTAGTATCTAACCCGAGAGGGTATCCGGGCGAGCGTACCGGGTTCTCGCCGGAATTCACCATCGAGATTTAATCTGCCGTTGTGCGTTGCCCGTGCATCGAGCACCAGGGTCAGAAGTAGGAGCAGGAACAACGAATGTCAGACGAAGTAGTCATCCAATACCACGTCAAAGAGCTCTCGGATTTCCAGCTCAAGCGGATCGATCGTGCCATGGTGCAGAAGTACTCTGTGCCGATCACTGCTTACCTGAGTGATGTGTTCATCTCGTCCGAGCGAGCAGTCGGTATCGTGTTTGGCCACAACGATCCGGGGCCCCACGAGCAGCATGCAGACGGGCACATTCTGGAGACCGCTCCGATCTACGAATTACGGAAGTTTGGCAGGTTCTGGGTGGCGTCCACGAACAGTGGCAACTATGTGCTGACGACGTTCAATAGAGAGTCTGGAAGAGCGAGCTTGAGGGCGCTCATTGAGTTTGCTGACAAGCCAGAGCTGCCAGCTGCTTAACAGAATAGCCAGGCGCCTCCGTGCGCTGGAACATCGAGTAGAAGGTGCCGTGCTCTAGGTTCGTAGGGCGACGCGCCGCCGGTGAATGCTGCTCAAGATCTTAAAGTCTCGAAGGCGGTCGGTTGTGAGGTGCCCAGCATCTACCAGGCCCTGGATGTAACCCTCAGCTTTGCCGCGAGCTTCACGCAGGTCACCTTCCGTGGTGCTGAGGTGAATGTCATCAACGATCAACTGCCAACGCTGGCTCTGCCGTATACCGATAGGGTCAGCGGAGAAGACGGGAGCAGTCAAGAGAGTTTCGTAGTAGCCAGAAACGCGTGGTTGGTTCAAGTGGGGCGCTCCTCGGGTTAAACATGGCCCGAGGTTATCATGCGCATATCTAATCGACTGTTACTGGTTGGCCTATTGGGTGGCGTCTGTTGCGCAGCGTTACTTGGGCGTCATCATAGAGGAGGTACAACATGGTCAAACGGCGAGCGCCGCTTTCCACTTCCAAGATCGTCGATGTCTCCCCATCGGCCATGCCCAGCTCGGTAGCTAAAGCGATGCATACTGAATTCGAGTTGGAAATCACTGCGTACCTGTCCTCGGTTGAGTATGGGCCGCATGAGCTTTTCCTGAGAGGGGTGGTCTTCGGTGATCGGGAGCGACGATTTGATGATGGTGATCCCATTCGCACCTCCAACATCGTTAGCTATGTAGAGCTTCAGGGCTATGTGTTGGCGCGAACTCTCAACAGCACGTATGTCGTCTGCGATTGGGCTGCAGAGGGAGCGCGAGGGGGCTCGAAGGCTCAGCACTAGAATTCTCAGCTGGGGGCGATAATGATTAACTACCTAGCAGCAGGGAGAAGGGAGCTGATTGAAGGTTACCAGCGAAACCGATCCAGATATGGTCACAGATGTCATTTGCGACATGTGCGGAGATTCAACACTTGTTGAGTCTGGTCAACTGCAGTTCGGGACGATGCATGCATCATGGGGCGAGGGCTCTGCACATTGCGGCGAAGAGTACGAGTTGCACCTGTGTGAAAACTGCTTCTTCGTGCAGGTTTCAACCATGCAGCGCACGCGATGGATCGGCGTTATGTTCGAAGATGAGGGAGACTCTATCCTTAAGAACGATGCTTACGGGCGGCTTCCTCGAAACGATGAAGCGAACTGATTGGTGTATAGGTGGATCACAACCGCTACCGCTGGAGGACGACTATCTCCAAACTCGGGCCCGCCGCCTGCATTTTGGATGCTCAAATTCGGCTGGGTAGCCTGGATGCTCAGCCCCGCTGAAGCCGAGTGGCTGGCAGATCAACTATGGACTGCGGCGTTTTTGGCAGCAAAGCAAGCGAAAGTCTCTAGTTGATCTGAGGATTCTCCTTGTGACCGAGACAGTACGTGTTCCGAAGGGATGACCAATGGACTTCAGTCCAATCTGTTGGTGGTTGGCCGGTGGTTGAGCGCCAGGTCTGCCGTGAGACTTTTCAATTGAATTTTTAAGCGTAAATCCCCTCAGGAAATATGGGTCAAAGGGAGATACTGACGTGGCTGGGCAGCAATTATTCGTGATCGATTACACCCTCCATGGTGAGAGCCGAACGTTCATTATTCGCTTGGAAAAAATGGATAACCCCGTGGCCTGGCATTGGGCCAGTTGCGACGCCGGCGTCGGCATCATCCCAAGGTTCAGTCAGCAGGAAATCAAGCTGGTCAGCCGTCCCGTCGCCGAGCGCTATGGCATCGCGAATGTGAAGTGGCGACTTGCCGGCAATGGCCGTGAGTTCGTTCCCCAACCTATCGATGTCGGCAAATTCTCAGGTGGTGCCGAAGGTGCCTGAACACTTGCATTTACTTCCCTGGAGGTTTTGCCATGCAGCCGAAAACTGAAGGCTCTGAAGAGAAGGGGCCAAGCGACGTACCCTTCATCAACGATCCTGAAAAGCCCACGTCGCCACCGTTGAATGACGCTGATGCTACGGTTAGCAGAGCTACTCGGCTATACGGAGACTTCGAGCTTTACTCATGCCTTCAATCGCTGGTCTGGCGCGTCACCAAAGCGATGGCGAGATCAAGCGCGCCAGGCCAATGCGTGAGCGTGTGATCGCATGGCAGGCTCACGTCGCTTGAGCCTTATCCCGTGAACGACAGTGGCCTGTTTCCAGTAGTGAAAATCCTAGAGCCGTGAGCTCCTTACCCTCACAGGATCCTGGCTCATATGCACTGAGGTACGAGAGCCGCTCGCCAGCTCGTTGATTTAACCACGAGGTAGATTTTCCGTCCCTCTGCATCACTCTGAGATCTCTCTCCAATGATTTCACCACTCGGCGCTGAAGCCACAGGCCTTTGGGCGGGCCTGCTAGCGCAAAGCCGATAAAGAGGAGCCCAAGCCCCGCAATGATGCCAAGTCCTATCGACACAGATTGATCTACAGCAAATGCCATGTAGTTACTGGGTTGCACCGTCACAGCGACGGTGAGGCAGAATCCAAGCCCATAGGGTGTAAACGCAGGCGAGGTCATGGCCATCAGACCTAGAAATAGAGGCCCAGCCAGAGCCAGCATAAGTGCCAGAAAATGGTTCGGGCCCTGTGCAATCAAGGGGAGCACCCAAAAAACTACAACAGGCACCGCTATTACCACCCCGGTGATGAGTCTCCGAACGATCAACGTCGGCGACGGTGCTGCTGCGAACATTTGTGAGAAAAGCGTCGGTAGTACCATCATCATAATCAGTGTGGCAGCCCCATCTGACGCTACCCACAGTGTCGCCGCCGCAACGAAAACGAGAGCGTTCCGGGTGGCAGATCTTGCTGCTGCAGGCCAATCACGGTGACGCTTCAAGCGCATACTTATTTGTTGGTAAGGCTCCCCTTGGGGCGAGGACTCAGCTCCTTCGATTATGGCCAGTAACGCACGTATAAATGCCTTTGATGCATTGGCCAGAGCGGCTGCTGGGCTACCTCCTTCAGCCGCTTGCACTTTATCTGAAAGCGCTCGGAGCCCACGCATTTGAGACTGGGAGTCAAGCTTCAAGATTTGGTTGACCTCCCTTAAAAAAGGCTGTGCGATGCCTGCGAGCGGTTGGCTGGTAGCGCTTTCTCGTTCGTTGAACAAACGCTCAACGGTATGACCGCTCGCAGCTAGTGTGAGTGCGTTGTGGCCCATCCGGAGTGACCGGGAAACGTTATTCGCCAGCTCGTATCGCCCAGCATTTGAGTCATCATTTATCAGCGATATCAAGCCGACAATCTCCAGACGCTTCTGGTGTAGCAGCATTCTGTCTTGTGGGGAGTTGGCTAGCGCCTGGGCGTATGCGAGGCATGCTGAGTGAAGGCTGCGAGTGTGGCCAGCCAGTAGTGTTTCTACCTTGAAGGGAAACAGGAAAACGCTTGCCAAAGTCGCGCAGCTTGCCCCAACCATCACTTCGGTCAGCCGGGCACGTATAAGCATGAAGATCGATTCACTGGTCGTGGTTGTAGGATCCGCCATCGCAAACATCACGATAAGGATGGCTGTCACTGAGATCAGGGCTGTGCCAAAAATGAAGTTGACGTGCCGTTCCGTTGAGGCAATCGCGGATGTGGTTGCAACACAGACAGCCAAGGCGCCGATTGCCAAGAGGGGGTATGGCATGAGGTAGTTCAAGATGAGCACGGCAACACAGGCGCCCAGGGTCGAACCGATAACCAAGCAGAGAGCCTTTTCGATTACCAATCCCCTTTCAGGAC carries:
- a CDS encoding FUSC family protein, which translates into the protein MKAILIHYLQPNLRSVLFAAKGLSAVAVALAVSMSLDLDKPFWAMVASMMLQARPERGLVIEKALCLVIGSTLGACVAVLILNYLMPYPLLAIGALAVCVATTSAIASTERHVNFIFGTALISVTAILIVMFAMADPTTTTSESIFMLIRARLTEVMVGASCATLASVFLFPFKVETLLAGHTRSLHSACLAYAQALANSPQDRMLLHQKRLEIVGLISLINDDSNAGRYELANNVSRSLRMGHNALTLAASGHTVERLFNERESATSQPLAGIAQPFLREVNQILKLDSQSQMRGLRALSDKVQAAEGGSPAAALANASKAFIRALLAIIEGAESSPQGEPYQQISMRLKRHRDWPAAARSATRNALVFVAAATLWVASDGAATLIMMMVLPTLFSQMFAAAPSPTLIVRRLITGVVIAVPVVVFWVLPLIAQGPNHFLALMLALAGPLFLGLMAMTSPAFTPYGLGFCLTVAVTVQPSNYMAFAVDQSVSIGLGIIAGLGLLFIGFALAGPPKGLWLQRRVVKSLERDLRVMQRDGKSTSWLNQRAGERLSYLSAYEPGSCEGKELTALGFSLLETGHCRSRDKAQAT
- a CDS encoding metallophosphoesterase family protein, translating into MKILIYSDLHLEFADFQPPATECDLVVLAGDISLRSRGVAWANDTFQCPVIYVCGNHEHYKGNIDRTLTKMRDVAAEHVHVLDNQILIIGNTRFLVATAWTDYTATGDYKAAMRVCAELMTDFKRIRIGVGFSKLRPVDLIARNIVTREFLSTELAKDFDGTTVVVTHHCPIQDVAGNGHEGHLGAAYFNQWHDLVAQADVWIFGHTHHAVDTVVSGCRVVSNPRGYPGERTGFSPEFTIEI
- a CDS encoding DUF6555 family protein, which produces MAGQQLFVIDYTLHGESRTFIIRLEKMDNPVAWHWASCDAGVGIIPRFSQQEIKLVSRPVAERYGIANVKWRLAGNGREFVPQPIDVGKFSGGAEGA